One Panicum virgatum strain AP13 chromosome 3N, P.virgatum_v5, whole genome shotgun sequence DNA segment encodes these proteins:
- the LOC120668075 gene encoding G-type lectin S-receptor-like serine/threonine-protein kinase At2g19130 yields MAATLHSGALYMVAVILVLLSLHGSPAGAADMITATQPLSGQQKLVSQGGKFALGFYQAGGGSQDKWYIAIWYNKVQKVTPVWIANRETPISNPASSVLTVWTDGNLVLLNKSRSIVWSSNTTITAGASNTTVVAVLLNTGNLVLAYASNTSNMIWQSFDHPTDTQIPGMKFGRNKVTGVSNRLFSWRNNMDPSPGIYSIMMDPNVEAQYLFMWNNSRPYFTPGKFNPQTGALFSGIPAMTVISQPNSIYSYEYVNNDKEEYFLLTIKDDTIFLRTVIDPSGQQKGLVWLEQKQDWMLYFTQPSPCSVYSFCGAFSWCSVDNVSMCNCLRGFSPQSPTEWSSGNYTGGCTRNVALPCSLSASSRDEEDRFFMINNVKLPVGDGSQTMQAASKSDCEVACLNNCSCLAYSYNGTCSFWYTDLMNLQQDPDNKGDSIFIRLPASEIPRTKSTRGRTIGVVIAVSALALGACLMAVLILLRRRRRIKGLHNIGVNLIVFRYRDLQMITKNFSDKLGGGSFGSVFKGVLEDGTVVAIKKLEGVRQGEKEFRTEMSTIGNIHHVNLIQLLGFCSEGEHRLLVYEYMPHGSLDGRLFKSSSDDDVLSWNMRYQIAIGIAKGLTYLHDKCRDCIIHCDIKPQNILLDASFAPKVSDFGLAKLLGRDFSRVMTTMRGTIGYLAPEWISGTAITAKADVFSYGMMLFEIISRRKNVEFGKQHMDSKFFPVLVAEKIQEGDVKALLDLDADMRGDVNLEELKRACMVACWCVQEDESLRPTMAAVVQMLEGLLPVNMPPLLLGIVPHCELWVGKHGL; encoded by the exons ATGGCGGCCACTCTCCATTCGGGCGCGCTCTACATGGTAGCAGTCATATTGGTTCTTCTTTCTTTACATGGATCCCCTGCTGGAGCTGCCGATATGATCACTGCAACGCAGCCGCTCTCGGGGCAACAGAAGTTGGTCTCCCAGGGTGGCAAGTTCGCTCTGGGGTTTTACCAAGCAG gTGGTGGCTCCCAAGACAAATGGTATATTGCAATATGGTATAACAAGGTGCAGAAAGTCACTCCGGTGTGGATAGCCAATAGGGAGACGCCCATCTCCAACCCTGCCTCATCAGTGTTAACTGTCTGGACTGATGGCAACTTGGTTCTTCTCAACAAGTCTAGATCTATAGTTTGGTCTAGCAACACCACAATCACTGCCGGAGCCTCCAACACCACCGTCGTTGCTGTGCTCCTTAACACCGGCAACCTAGTTCTTGCCTATGCATCCAACACCTCCAATATGATATGGCAAAGCTTTGATCACCCCACCGACACCCAGATCCCTGGCATGAAGTTTGGACGGAACAAGGTCACAGGTGTGAGCAACCGCCTCTTCTCATGGAGAAACAATATGGACCCATCTCCGGGCATCTACTCAATCATGATGGACCCAAACGTAGAGGCCCAGTACTTGTTCATGTGGAACAACTCTCGGCCGTATTTCACACCGGGGAAGTTCAACCCCCAGACAGGCGCATTATTTAGCGGCATACCAGCAATGACAGTTATTTCTCAGCCAAACTCGATATACTCCTATGAGTATGTCAACAATGACAAGGAGGAGTACTTCTTGCTAACCATCAAGGATGATACCATCTTCCTCCGCACCGTGATTGACCCATCAGGCCAGCAAAAGGGGTTGGTATGGCTGGAGCAGAAGCAAGACTGGATGCTATATTTTACGCAGCCCAGTCCGTGCTCCGTCTACTCCTTTTGCGGAGCCTTCAGCTGGTGCTCTGTGGACAATGTCTCTATGTGCAACTGCCTTAGGGGGTTCAGCCCTCAGAGCCCAACAGAGTGGAGCTCGGGAAACTACACTGGAGGGTGCACCAGGAATGTTGCATTACCGTGCAGCTTGAGTGCTAGTAGTAGAGATGAGGAGGATAGATTCTTCATGATCAACAATGTGAAGTTACCTGTTGGTGATGGGTCACAAACCATGCAAGCTGCAAGCAAAAGTGACTGTGAGGTAGCCTGCCTCAACAACTGCTCTTGCTTGGCCTACTCTTACAACGGCACCTGCTCTTTTTGGTATACTGATTTGATGAACCTGCAACAAGATCCAGACAACAAAGGGGACAGTATTTTCATCCGGCTTCCTGCTTCTGAGATCCCACGCACCAAATCTACTAGAGGGCGAACAATTGGGGTGGTCATAGCAGTCTCTGCACTCGCATTGGGTGCATGCCTTATGGCTGTTTTAATTCTTCTTCGTAGGAGAAGAAGGATCAAAGGTTTACATAATATTGGCGTGAATCTTATAGTTTTCAGGTATAGAGACCTACAGATGATAACCAAGAACTTTTCTGATAAGCTAGGCGGAGGTTCATTCGGCTCCGTGTTCAAAGGAGTCCTTGAAGATGGCACTGTTGTGGCAATCAAGAAGCTCGAAGGTGTTCGTCAAGGCGAGAAGGAGTTTCGTACAGAGATGAGTACAATTGGAAATATTCACCATGTAAACCTGATCCAGCTTCTCGGGTTCTGCTCCGAGGGAGAGCACAGGCTGCTCGTCTACGAGTACATGCCACATGGTTCACTGGATGGGCGCCTGTTCAAGAGTAGCTCTGATGATGATGTTCTGTCTTGGAATATGAGATACCAAATAGCCATCGGAATCGCCAAAGGGTTAACTTACCTGCATGACAAGTGCAGGGATTGCATCATCCACTGTGACATCAAGCCACAAAATATCTTGCTGGACGCATCTTTTGCCCCTAAAGTGTCGGATTTCGGGCTGGCGAAGCTGCTAGGCCGGGATTTCAGCAGGGTCATGACGACTATGCGGGGAACCATCGGGTACCTGGCACCCGAATGGATAAGCGGCACGGCCATCACCGCGAAAGCTGATGTGTTCAGCTACGGGATGATGCTCTTTGAGATCATCTCGAGGAGAAAAAACGTGGAGTTCGGGAAGCAACACATGGACAGCAAGTTCTTCCCGGTGCTGGTTGCAGAGAAAATTCAGGAAGGAGACGTGAAGGCGCTGTTGGACTTGGATGCTGACATGAGAGGAGACGTCAACTTGGAGGAGCTCAAGAGGGCTTGCATGGTTGCCTGCTGGTGCGTGCAGGAAGACGAGTCATTGAGGCCGACCATGGCAGCAGTTGTACAGATGTTGGAGGGCCTCCTACCGGTTAATATGCCGCCACTTCTGTTGGGAATAGTCCCACATTGTGAGTTGTGGGTGGGCAAGCATGGTTTATAA
- the LOC120668076 gene encoding desmethyl-deoxy-podophyllotoxin synthase-like codes for MTIKNAAAGSSTPSLPPGPSKLPLIGSIHHLMATGGELPHHALARLAREHGPVMHLQTGQVGLIVVSSREAAMEVMKVQDANFAHRPELTGPKALLYGCADVAFASGPQWRRLRKMCVVELLSASRVRSFAPVRSEETRALLDRIAGQPAGTAVDLRPMLEALSSAIVSRTVLGETFEHRGAILKEGLKLTSAFCLSDHFSSLSFLDVPMRLRLRRVQRQVDELFEDIIEQRKKKLRQEKSMYTAENMLDVLLNAMEQPDMEVPITQDNIKAVIMDMFVGGTETSMTTIEWALAELIKNPKEMARVQEEVKTKMKVGETHLGENSVGQLSYLKLVVKETLRLHMPAPLLVPRVCKEQCRLGGYMIPAGSRVVINAWAIGRDPRYWEDAEVFRPGRFLDREVDYKWTNNFEFLPFGAGRRICPGVEFGLAGIELCLAQLLFYFDWKLPGAMALEDLDMRETSVGVTVVRKEPLRLIPVIHAPLELKC; via the exons aTGACGATCAAGAATGCTGCCGCTGGCTCCTCCACGCCGTCTCTCCCACCGGGCCCGTCGAAGCTCCCGCTGATCGGCAGCATCCACCATCTGatggccaccggcggcgagctcccccACCACGCCCTCGCCCGTCTCGCCCGCGAGCACGGCCCGGTGATGCACCTGCAGACGGGGCAGGTCGGCCTCATTGTCGTCTCGTCCCGCGAGGCGGCTATGGAGGTCATGAAGGTGCAGGACGCCAACTTTGCCCACCGCCCGGAGCTGACGGGGCCCAAAGCCCTCCTCTACGGCTGCGCCGACGTCGCCTTCGCCTCCGGCCCCCAATGGCGCCGGCTGCGCAAGATGTGCGTCGTCGAGCTCCTCTCCGCGAGCCGGGTCAGGTCCTTCGCGCCCGTCCGGAGTGAGGAGACGCGCGCCCTCCTGGACAGGATCGCCGGGCAGCCGGCGGGCACGGCCGTCGACCTCCGGCCCATGCTCGAGGCTCTGAGCAGCGCCATCGTCAGCAGGACGGTGTTGGGAGAGACGTTCGAGCACAGGGGCGCTATCTTGAAGGAGGGCCTCAAGCTCACGTCGGCGTTCTGCCTGTCGGACCACTTCTCGTCCCTGAGTTTCCTCGACGTCCCGATGAGGCTCCGGCTGCGGCGCGTGCAACGTCAGGTCGACGAGCTCTTCGAGGACATCATTGAACAGCGCAAGAAGAAGCTCAGGCAGGAGAAGTCCATGTACACCGCCGAGAACATGCTTGATGTGCTTCTCAATGCCATGGAACAACCAGACATGGAGGTGCCAATTACCCAAGACAACATCAAAGCTGtgatcatg GACATGTTTGTTGGTGGGACCGAGACATCAATGACAACGATAGAGTGGGCCCTGGCAGAGCTGATCAAGAACCCCAAAGAGATGGCAAGAGTCCAAGAGGAGGTGAAGACGAAAATGAAGGTGGGAGAGACGCATCTGGGAGAAAATAGTGTCGGGCAGCTCAGTTACCTCAAGCTCGTCGTCAAGGAGACGCTCAGGCTGCACATGCCAGCGCCTCTACTAGTCCCCAGGGTTTGCAAGGAGCAGTGTCGTCTCGGCGGCTACATGATCCCAGCTGGCAGCAGGGTGGTCATCAACGCGTGGGCTATAGGCAGGGACCCCAGGTACTGGGAGGATGCAGAGGTGTTCCGTCCAGGGAGATTCCTTGACAGAGAGGTCGACTACAAGTGGACGAACAACTTCGAGTTCCTGCCATTCGGTGCCGGGCGGAGGATTTGCCCTGGAGTAGAATTTGGGCTCGCCGGCATCGAGCTTTGCTTGGCCCAGCTCCTCTTCTATTTCGACTGGAAGCTTCCCGGTGCCATGGCGCTTGAGGACCTTGACATGCGTGAGACATCAGTTGGTGTAACAGTAGTCCGGAAGGAGCCACTGCGGTTGATCCCCGTTATACACGCTCCTCTTGAGCTCAAGTGTTAG